CATAATAATGATCGGACATGCCGCGCATTTCGAATAATAGCGTCGAGATGTCATAGCGGACAGCCGCTCCGTTTCGCCCAATGTTTTCGCCCGTGCCGCCGACATATTTTCCAATATGGCCCCAGCCAGTATCCTCAAGTGCATTATAAACGACTGCACCAAGCTTCTTTGAGCCCTCAAGCACCTCTGGCTTTACATTTTCATTTGTAGGGTAAAGAATCGATCCAGAAACAAGCTCGCCTTCTGTTTCACTGAGGGTGCCCTGGTGATGAAGGTCGATCATGTAATCGATATCATATTTGGCAAAAACATTTTCATGAAGTGCTCGTGCTTCTGGCTCCATCTCGCTCGTTTTCTTAGCATGCTCACGGTTGAGGTCAACCTCGTTCGCATTGTAACGAGTCAGGTGACGGTCGCCATCAGCAAGATAGTCTTCAAGTGAGAAGTTGACATCGCCCATCGCTCCGTCAGCGTTCAGCATTGGAATTACAAGGATGTTGACATTATCGAGAACTCCACTTGTTTTACTAGTGCCTAAGTGTTTGA
The window above is part of the Mesobacillus jeotgali genome. Proteins encoded here:
- a CDS encoding M14 family zinc carboxypeptidase, giving the protein MTLKKKVLSVSLSSMMALGAVTAVALPAGAVGNGPSTGNGSIQTSILHTYESLVDYLKTQDAKQEAMELEVIGQTVKGRDIHMAKYISNPDNPTILFLTQQHGNEQLTTEGALEFIKHLGTSKTSGVLDNVNILVIPMLNADGAMGDVNFSLEDYLADGDRHLTRYNANEVDLNREHAKKTSEMEPEARALHENVFAKYDIDYMIDLHHQGTLSETEGELVSGSILYPTNENVKPEVLEGSKKLGAVVYNALEDTGWGHIGKYVGGTGENIGRNGAAVRYDISTLLFEMRGMSDHYYEPYALGQKSNGYLIKQTITTLDAAVRAIANDSIETMDTSFWDTLPEQKNRQSEEADE